A genomic region of Papaver somniferum cultivar HN1 chromosome 7, ASM357369v1, whole genome shotgun sequence contains the following coding sequences:
- the LOC113295162 gene encoding uncharacterized protein LOC113295162 produces the protein MSCNSEPRTYPCTICGDQSHTGPQCPLFYPTETTRDQVSVLHGGMNSKFEGRPKFDPYSNTYNPGWRHNPNFSWSKGSQQGGPSSNPPPDFHRNQTQFQEPSPVDHKLTSLEESMKLLAQSVVQSNQKFDDFVLMSQRNQQNNSQAISNLETQISQLSNRSDKTLENSVEPPKDKSPAEKENEVDQTSSKDLNGPESFKSPSEEDIPERVYIPPAPFSQRLAKKKPSTYAEILDIFKQVKINLPLLNAIKHVPAMEKFLKEMCTIKRDVSVHKKEFLTQQVSSIISQKYPVKFKDPGCPTVTCVIGSQKIENALLDLGASVNLLPFWVYEQLGLGEMKPTRITPQLADRSVKIPRGIIEDVLV, from the exons ATGAGCTGTAACAGTGAGCCCAGAACTTATCCATGTACCATTTGTGGTGACCAAAGTCATACTGGACCTCAGTGCCCCTTGTTTTACCCAACTGAAACTACCCGTGACCAGGTTAGTGTCCTACATGGTGGTATGAACTCTAAATTTGAGGGTAGACCCAAGTTTGATCCCTATTCTAATAcgtataaccctggttggagacataaccctaatttttcgtgGTCTAAAGGTTCCCAACAGGGTGGCCCATCTAGCAACCCACCACCAGATTTtcataggaaccaaactcaaTTCCAAGAACCAAGCCCAGTTGATCATAAGTTAACATCTTTAGAAGAATCCATGAAACTTTTAGCTCAAAGTGTTGTCCAAAGCAACCAAAAGTTCGATGACTTTGTCCTAATGAGTCAGCGTAACCAGCAAAATAATTCCCAAGCTATTAGCAACTTAGAGACTCAAATAAGTCAACTTTCAAACCG GAGTGATAAAACTCTAGAGAACTCGGTAGAACCACCTAAGGACAAAAGTCCAGCTGAAAAAGAGAATGAGGTTGACCAAACTTCGTCTAAAGACCTTAATGGGCCTGAGAGTTTTAAGAGTCCAAGTGAGGAAGATATCCCTGAGAGAGTGTACATACCACCCGCACCGTTTTCTCAGAGACTCGCTAAGAAAAAGCCTAGTACATATGCTGAAATCTTGGACATCTTTAAGCAAGTTAAGATCAACCTGCCCTTGTTAAATGCAATTAAACATGTACCGGCTATGGAGAAGTTCCTAAAAGAGATGTGCACTATCAAGAGAGACGTGAGTGTCCATAAGAAAGAATTTTTGACCCAACAAGTTAGTTCCATAATCTCACAAAAGTACCCAGTCAAATTTAAAGATCCTGGTTGTCCTACTGTCACATGTGTCATAGGTAGCCAAAAGATAGAAAATGCTCTTTTAGATCTTGGGGCTAGTGTGAATCTTTTACCGTTCTGGGTATATGAACAACTTGGACTAGGTGAGATGAAACCAACTAGGATAACACCACAGTTAGCCGATAGGTCAGTCAAAATCCCACGTGGAATTATTGAAGACGTTTTGGTTTAG
- the LOC113295163 gene encoding uncharacterized protein LOC113295163 produces the protein MQRRLNPNMKEVVRTEVLKLLDAGIIYPISDSKWILPLHLMKHVFATFEKLKSLLTSAPIIQPPDWNLSFELMCDASNYAVGVVLGQRRDKAPSMIYDAKFTLDIRDKKGSENVVADHLSRILDETRDDERPIHDTFPDEQLSSISVLPWFTPIINYLVTGQMPDHWSKQDRAKFLSEVKYFFWDDPYLFKYCPDQIIRRCIPDNEISSVLTFSHSRACGGHFIVDYVSKWVEAIATKTNDRHVVIKFVRDNIFSRFGMPRAIISDGGSHFCNRSFEALMKKYSITHKVSTPYHPQTCDQKTKIFHDKSIIVFPHGAVEVENPKNGETFKVNDQRLKPFLELPSHAMEESELRDHVYQD, from the exons ATGCAGAGACGTTTAAATCCTAATATGAAGGAAGTTGTCCGCACAGAGGTGCTCAAAttattagatgcgggtattatataCCCCATCTCTGATAGTAAATGG ATATTGCCTTTGCATTTGATGAAGCATGTGTTTGCAACTTTTGAGAAGCTAAAATCGCTGTTGACTTCTGCCCCTATTAtccaaccacccgattggaacctctcatttgaactcatgtgtgatgcgtcCAATTATGCGGTTGGTGTTGTCCTTGGCCAACGACGTGATAAAGCACCTAGTATGATTTATGATGCta AATTTACTCTAGATATTCGTGATAAGAAAGGatctgaaaatgtagtagctgaCCATTTATCCCGTATCCTTGATGAGACTAGAGATGATGAGAGACCGATCCATGACacgttccctgatgaacaattatctTCCATCTCTGTGttaccttggttt acacctatcatcaaCTATTTGGTAACTGGTCAAATGCCCGACCATTGGTCTAAACAGGATAGAGCTAAATTCTTGTCTGAGGTTAAATACTTTTTCTGGGATGATCCGTACTTATTCAAATATTGCCCTGATCAGATCATTCGTCGTTGTATTCCTGACAACGAAATCTCCAGTGTTTTGACTTTTTCTCATTCTAGagcttgtggaggtcacttta ttgttgactatgtgtctaagtgggtagaagcaataGCTACCAAGACAAATGATCGCCACGTTGTGATCAAGtttgttagagacaatattttctctcgatttggtatgcctagagcaatcattagtgatggaggttcccatTTTTGTAATCGGTCTTTTGAGGCACTCATGAAGAAATACTCCATTACCCATAAGGTTTCTACACCTTACCACCCACAAACTTGTGACCAA aaaacaaaaatatttcatgataAATCGAT aattgtttttcctcatggtgcagttgaagttgaaaatcctAAAAATGGAGAAACTTTCAAGGTTAACGATCAACGGTTGAAACCATTCTTGGAGTTACCCAGTCATGCAATGGAAGAATCGGAGTTGAGAGATCATGTCTACCAGGATTAA